In the genome of Kallotenue papyrolyticum, the window GCCGGTGCGCGCTGTGGACGGCGTATCGTTCTCGATCGTTCCCGGCGAGGTGTTCGGTCTGGCCGGCGAGTCGGGCAGCGGCAAGTCCACTATCGCGCACGCGATCATGCGTGTGCTGCATCCACCGGCGGTGATCACCGGCGGCCAGGTGCTGTTCAACGGCGAGGATGTGCTCGATATGGATGAGGCCGATCTGCGGCAGTTTCGCTGGCGCGATGTGTCGATGGTCTTCCAGAGTGCGATGAACTCCCTCAATCCGGTGATGACCATCGGCGAGCAGATCGTGGACGTGCTTGAGTCGCACGGTTACCTGCGCGGTCGTGAGGCGCGCGATCGCGCCGCCGAGTTGCTGCGGATCGTCGGCATCGATCCGCGCCGGCTGGATGCCTATCCGCACCAACTCTCCGGCGGCATGCGGCAGCGCACCGTGATCGCGATCGCCCTGGCGCTCAATCCGCAGTTGATGATCATGGATGAGCCGACCACAGCGCTCGATGTCGTGGTGCAGAAGGATATTATGCAGCAGATCGAGCGCCTCAAGGAGCAGATGGGCTTTTCGATCCTGTTCATCACTCACGACCTGTCGCTGCTGGTTGAGTTTTCGACGCGCATCGCGATTATGTACGCCGGGGAGATCGTGGAGCTGGCGCCTGCGCGCGAGTTGTTTGAGCATCCGCTGCATCCCTACACGCAGGGACTCATGAGCTCGTTTCCGTCGATCAGCGGCCCGAAGCGCAAACTGAGCGGCATTCCCGGCGCTCCACCGGATATGGTCGCGCCGCCCTCCGGCTGTCGCTTCCACCCGCGCTGCCGGTTGTGCGATCCCTTGGAAACCGGATCACGACCGGTACTGCGCGAGGTACGGCCCGATCACTGGGTAGCCTGGCATCCTGGTATGCCGCTTCCGGACGCATCGGGCAGCGACTGAAACGGAGCGACCTGTCATCTTTGGGAGAGGTTATGACGCAGGTGCCGAATATGGAGACAGCGCACGCTGTCAGGCAGGATGCTGACCGTCCGCTGCTGGAGGTGCGCCATCTGACCAAGCGCTTCCCGGTTGGTGGGCTGTTCCGGCAGAAGCTGGTGCATGCGCTGGAAGATGTCTCCTTCGATATCTATCGCGGCGAGGTGGTGGCGCTGGTGGGTGAGTCGGGCAGCGGCAAGAGCACGACCGCACGACTCATCGCGCGCCTGATCCAACCGACTGCGGGAAAGATCATCTTTCAGGGGCGTGATGTGCTCCAGAGCGAGCCGCGTGGCGCATCGCTCCACTATCGTCGCCAAGTACAGATGATCTTCCAGGATCCGTTTGGATCGCTCAATCCGGTCAAAACGATCGCGCATCATCTGGAGCGACCGCTGGTGATCCACGGCGCGGCGCGCACTCGCGCCGAGCGCGAGGAACGTATTCTGGAGTTGCTCACCACGGTGGGATTGAACCCGGCCGGCGAGTTCGCCCGCAAGTATCCGCATCAGTTGTCTGGTGGCCAGCGGCAGCGGGTAGCGATCGCCCGTGCGCTGGCGGTCGATCCGGCGATCATCCTCGCCGACGAGCCGATCTCGATGCTGGATGTCTCGATCCGGATGGGCATCCTCAACCTCATGGAGCGCCTCAAGGAGGAGCGCGGGATTGGATATCTTTACATAACGCACGATATCGCCAGCGCGCGCTACATCGGCGACCGCACCATGGTCATGTATGCCGGCCATATGGTCGAAGGCGCCGATAGCGAGTCGCTCATGGCCGCGCCGGCGCATCCATACACACAGTTGTTGCTTTCGGCCGTGCCGAACCCGCATGCCGGGCTGGCCAGGCGCGGTGTCGAGGTACGTGGTGAAGTACCGTCGCTGATCGATCCGCCGCCCGGCTGTCCATTTGCGCCGCGCTGTCCGCGCGTTCTGGAGGTGTGTCGCCAGACAATGCCTGGCGTCGAGCATCTCTCGGCGACACACTGGGTGCGCTGCCACCTGTATGGTCCAGGCGGGACCACGCCGGCATCCTAAATGTGGAGGAGTATATGCATCACACCGCGATTGCGTTACAACTGTACACTGTTCGCGAGGAGACGGCACGCGACATGCCCGGAACGCTACGGCGCCTGGCCGAGATCGGCTATCGCGCCGTGGAGTTCGCTGGCTTCGGCAACGCCGACGTGCCCACACTGCGTCAGACGTTGAGCGAGACCGGTCTCACAGCCATCGGCGGGCATGTGCCGCTGCAGGCGCTGGAGACGCGGCCCGACGCCGTGCTGGCTGATCTGCAGGCGCTTGGCTGTCGTTATGTGGTGGTGCCGTCCGTGCCGGAGGAGCGCCGCCGGACGCTGGCCGACGCGCAGCGTCTCGCCGAGCAGCTCAACCGGCTGGCCGAACGCGCCCAACAGGCTGGCCTGATCTTCGCCTACCATAATCATGCCTTTGAGTTCGAGCCCCTGGAGCAGGCTTCGTTGTGGGATGTGCTGCTGCGCGACACCGATCCGGCGCACGTACGCTTCGAGCTGGATCTCTTCTGGGCGGTGTATGCTGGGCGCGATGCGGAGGAGCTGCTGCGTCAGCTCAGCGGGCGCGTGCCGCTGGCCCATATCAAGGATATGAGTCGCACCGATCGTCAGGTGGATATGCCCGTCGGCGAGGGCGCGCTGCCCTGGGAGCGCGTGCTGCCCGCAGCACGCGCGGCGGGCGTGGAGTGGTACATCGTCGAACAGGATCATCCCCGTGATGCGCTCAACGATGTGACGCGCAGCCTGCGCCAGCTCCAGCGCCTGTTGAGCTGAGCGCAGCGCCTGCGGCACTTTGTGAGCGGGCCTGCCCTGTACAGCGGCGCGCCGGCCTGCTATACTGCCGTTTCGAAGATTGGTGATATTCGGAAAGCGGCATATGCGCAGGCAGACCACGGCCAGCCGCTGGTTGCAATGGAGCTACTGGTGGTACTATGCGGCAATCGGTTGTTTGATCCCCTACCTGGCCCTGTACTACCGGGTGTTGCAGCTCAGTGGCCTGCAGATCGGCGCGTTGATCGCTGTGCTGCCGCTGGGCACCGCCTTGTTTGCTCCTTTGTGGGGTGCGCTGGCGGATGCGTTTAGCGCACATCGGCTGGTATTGCGGCTGGCGCTGCTGCTGGCGGCGCTGGCCGCGCTGCTTTTAACGTGGGCGCGCTCCTTCGAGACGCTGCTGGGGGTGATCCTGCTCCTGTCGATCAGCGCCGCCGGCGCGCCGCCGCTGCTGGATGGTTACGCCATGTTGATCAGCGAGCGCGAAGGACGTTCGTACGGACGTCTGCGCGTCTGGGGCTCGTTCGGCTTCATTGCTGCGGTCTGGATCGTCGGTTGGCTGATGCGCGAGCGCATCTCGACGATCTTTCTGATAGCCTACGCACTGTCGCTGCTGCTGGCCGGTCTGGCCACGGTAGGACTGCCGCCGTTGCGGCCCCGCATCGCACAGCCGGTGTGGCAGGGCGTTCATACCCTGTTGCGCGACCGGGCGGTCGGCGCGCTGCTGCTGACCGCGTTTCTGACCACGACCAGCGGTAGCATGCTTTCCAACTTTTTCAGCGTGTATCTGGTGGAGATCGGCGGTGACGCGCGCATGGTCGGCACGGCCTCGGCGCTGGCGGCGATCAGCGAGCTGCCGGTGCTGATCTTCGGCGCTTGGCTGCTCGAACGCTTTGCCAGCCAGCGCGTGTTGCTGCTGGCGATCCTGGTCTATTTGCTGCGCTTTGGGCTCTACAGCCTGCCGCCCGCGCCGGGGTGGGTGCTGGCGATCCAATTACTGCACGGCCTTTCCTTCGGCGCGTATCTGATGGCGTCGGTAACCCTGGCCTATCAGCTGGCCGGCCGCGAGCGCGCCGCAACGGTGCAGGGCCTGCTAACGTCGTCGTCCTTTGGCTTTGGCGCGATCCTGGGCTCGCTCTTGGGCGGCCTGTTGCTCGACCGTGTCGGGGCGGTCGGTCTGTTTCGCGTCGGCACGCTGGGGCTGGTGCTGGCACTGCTGGTGTATCTCGTGACGTTGCACTGGTTGGCGGCGCCGCAGTCAGGCACGGTGCAGCACCGGGTTGAGCGCTGCTTTGGTAGCGAGGGGTAGCCTCCATCTGTTACCGATAATCATTGTTCTCGCACCACCGTCTCAAGCGTAGTTGCCAGCGACACAACGGTATGCTACAATCCGGCGGTTATCAATCCGACCCACAGCAGTAGCCTAAGGAGGGCCAGACTGATGGAGAGCCTGACGCTCAAACTCGAACCGCGTACGATCACCGGCAAGAAGGTGAAGCAACTGCGCCGCGCGGGTCTTATTCCGGCCTCGATCTGCGGCAAAGGTATTGCGACCGAGATCTTCCAGCTCGACGCCAAGACCTTCACCCAGGTCTATCAGAAGGCCGGACGCACCACCTTGATCGATCTGGAACTGCCCGCCGGGCGGCGCAGCGCCTTTGTGCGCCAGGTGCAAATCCACCCGGTGACCCGGCAGGTGATCCACGTCGATTTCCGTATCGTCGATCTGCGCACCGAGATCACTGCCGATGTGCCGGTCGTGGCCGTCGGCGAGAACAAGCTGATCGAGCGCGGCGATGGCGTGCTGCAGTTGCCGCATCCCACGCTGCATGTGCGCGCCCTGCCGACGGACTTGCCGCATGCGATCGAGATCGATGTAAGCCAGATCACCGACTTCGATACCGTGCTGCATGTGCGCGACCTGAACCTAGGCGACAAGGTCACGATCTTGACGCCACCCGACGAAGTCGTGGCGACGATCACGCCGTCACGCACGGCGGTCGAGGCCGAGGAGCTGGCCACGGAGGCGGAGGAGGCGCCGGCTGAAGCGGCCGAGGAAGGTAGCGAGCAGTC includes:
- a CDS encoding ABC transporter ATP-binding protein, with the protein product MRDLRVEYLTPRGPVRAVDGVSFSIVPGEVFGLAGESGSGKSTIAHAIMRVLHPPAVITGGQVLFNGEDVLDMDEADLRQFRWRDVSMVFQSAMNSLNPVMTIGEQIVDVLESHGYLRGREARDRAAELLRIVGIDPRRLDAYPHQLSGGMRQRTVIAIALALNPQLMIMDEPTTALDVVVQKDIMQQIERLKEQMGFSILFITHDLSLLVEFSTRIAIMYAGEIVELAPARELFEHPLHPYTQGLMSSFPSISGPKRKLSGIPGAPPDMVAPPSGCRFHPRCRLCDPLETGSRPVLREVRPDHWVAWHPGMPLPDASGSD
- a CDS encoding ABC transporter ATP-binding protein, with translation METAHAVRQDADRPLLEVRHLTKRFPVGGLFRQKLVHALEDVSFDIYRGEVVALVGESGSGKSTTARLIARLIQPTAGKIIFQGRDVLQSEPRGASLHYRRQVQMIFQDPFGSLNPVKTIAHHLERPLVIHGAARTRAEREERILELLTTVGLNPAGEFARKYPHQLSGGQRQRVAIARALAVDPAIILADEPISMLDVSIRMGILNLMERLKEERGIGYLYITHDIASARYIGDRTMVMYAGHMVEGADSESLMAAPAHPYTQLLLSAVPNPHAGLARRGVEVRGEVPSLIDPPPGCPFAPRCPRVLEVCRQTMPGVEHLSATHWVRCHLYGPGGTTPAS
- a CDS encoding sugar phosphate isomerase/epimerase family protein; this translates as MHHTAIALQLYTVREETARDMPGTLRRLAEIGYRAVEFAGFGNADVPTLRQTLSETGLTAIGGHVPLQALETRPDAVLADLQALGCRYVVVPSVPEERRRTLADAQRLAEQLNRLAERAQQAGLIFAYHNHAFEFEPLEQASLWDVLLRDTDPAHVRFELDLFWAVYAGRDAEELLRQLSGRVPLAHIKDMSRTDRQVDMPVGEGALPWERVLPAARAAGVEWYIVEQDHPRDALNDVTRSLRQLQRLLS
- a CDS encoding MFS transporter, which translates into the protein MRRQTTASRWLQWSYWWYYAAIGCLIPYLALYYRVLQLSGLQIGALIAVLPLGTALFAPLWGALADAFSAHRLVLRLALLLAALAALLLTWARSFETLLGVILLLSISAAGAPPLLDGYAMLISEREGRSYGRLRVWGSFGFIAAVWIVGWLMRERISTIFLIAYALSLLLAGLATVGLPPLRPRIAQPVWQGVHTLLRDRAVGALLLTAFLTTTSGSMLSNFFSVYLVEIGGDARMVGTASALAAISELPVLIFGAWLLERFASQRVLLLAILVYLLRFGLYSLPPAPGWVLAIQLLHGLSFGAYLMASVTLAYQLAGRERAATVQGLLTSSSFGFGAILGSLLGGLLLDRVGAVGLFRVGTLGLVLALLVYLVTLHWLAAPQSGTVQHRVERCFGSEG
- a CDS encoding 50S ribosomal protein L25; translated protein: MESLTLKLEPRTITGKKVKQLRRAGLIPASICGKGIATEIFQLDAKTFTQVYQKAGRTTLIDLELPAGRRSAFVRQVQIHPVTRQVIHVDFRIVDLRTEITADVPVVAVGENKLIERGDGVLQLPHPTLHVRALPTDLPHAIEIDVSQITDFDTVLHVRDLNLGDKVTILTPPDEVVATITPSRTAVEAEELATEAEEAPAEAAEEGSEQSERE